The following DNA comes from Hordeum vulgare subsp. vulgare chromosome 3H, MorexV3_pseudomolecules_assembly, whole genome shotgun sequence.
tttttttccggGATGGAGAAACTGATACTCATACTCTATACGATGTACCAGGACTCATACGCCTAGCACGTGTGAAGTGGTCAGGCGGCGAACGATCGGTCTCCGTCGCAGTCATGCTCCTCGCCGCGCAACCGTCAGCCGGACAAGACGTGGAGGCGCGCGCCACGCCGCCGGTGGAGCCGTATCGGCATGGGAATGCCGGGACGACGGCGACCGACATTCAAAACCGCGCGCGCGAGGCAGGGACGGTTGAGTCGATCGATCACGACGACCAGTTGGCAGCAGTGGATGCGCCTGCGCTGCACGGGCGGGACGTCGTTTTTCGTGTGCGTCCGTCCGTCAGTCCGTCCAACTCTAGCCACGTATGGCGTACACTCAGTTCTGTACCGTACTCGTATTGTACTATACGTATTACCTGCACGGTGATGCATGGCTGCAGCTACTGTGTAGGAGTAGGAGTGCTGCATTGTTTGCGTCGGGGCAGTTAACAGATGGAGCTGCGCAAATTAATTCCCCGCAACCTAGCTACCTATCCACCCTCTGACTTGCTTCTATAAATATCGACGTTCCTGCTCGGCACAAGGACAACATCTCCTCTTGTGGCAGTTCCAGTTGAGCGAGCAGATCATCCTCACATTGCGAGGGGCCTGCCGTCAGCTTCCTCATTGCTGCCCTCTGCCCTGCCCTCCATGGATAGGCTCGTCGCAGCCGGCATTCTTGCCTTCCTACTGGTCAGTAACCTTGCTCACTCCCTTTGTTTTGCGTTCCTAATTTAGATGGTGGTCGCTGATGGTCCCAAATCTGACCGTGTAATTTGCATGCAGATCGCGTCGGTAGGAAGCCATGCAGCTCGTGCTCCGGGGCAATACTGGGAGTCTGCTCTTCCCAACACTCCCATGCCAAGCTCCCTCTCTCAACTCCTCGACACGCAAGGTATAGTACCTATCTCTTGAGCAAACAGCTTCGGTACACGGGGAAGCATTGACCCCTTCTCCCTGTTTCCCACAGCCGGAGGCACGTCGGTGAACGTCGGCTCGGGCGGCGTCCATGTCGACGCGGGCCATGGGATGCCTGGGGGCACGACGGTCGATGTGGGCAAGGGTGGCGTCGGCGTCAACGTGAAGCCTGGCAGCGCCAAGCCCGGCGGGACTACGGTCGGCGTCGGCAAGGGCGGCGTGGGTGTCAACGTCAAGCCTGGCTACGGCAAGCCCGGGGGCACAACAGTTGGCGTTGGCAAGGGCGGCGTGGACGTCAACGTCAAACCTGGCAGCGCCAAGCCCAGCGGCACCGGCACGACGGTCGGCGTTGGCAAAGGTGGCGTGGACGTCAACGTCAAACCTGGCAGCGGCAAGCCCAGCGGCACCGGCACGACGGTCGGCGTTGGCAAAGGTGGCGTGGACGTCAACGTCAAGCCTGGCTACGGCAAGCCCGGTGGCAGTGGCACCACGGTTGGGGTAGGGAAGGGAGGCGTCGGCGTGAACGTGAGGCCTGGCGGCGGCACCACGGTCGGCGTCGGGAAAGGTGGCGTCGGCGTTAACGTGAAACCTGGCTACGGCAAGCCAGCTGGTGGCACCGGCACGACGGTCGGCGTCGGGAAGGGCGGCGTCGGCGTCAACGTCAAGCCTGGCTACGGTAAGCCAGGCGGCACGACGGTCGGCGTCGGGAAGGGCGGCGTCGGCGTCAACGTCAGGCCTGGCTACGGTAAGCCAGGCGGCAAACCCCGGGGTAAGCCTGTCCACGTCAACGTCTCACCCTTCATATACAACTACGCCGCAACGGAGACGCAGCTGCACGACGACCCCAGCGCGGCGCTCTTCTTCCTGGAGAAGGACCTCCACGCCGGGAAGAAGATGAGCGTCCATTTCATGGCCACCCCGGGCGCCGGAGGGAAGTTCCTGCCGCGGAGCGAGGCCGACGCCATCCCCTTCTCCTCTGAGAAGGCCCCCGAGATCCTCAGCCGCTTCTCCGTGGCGCCGGACTCCGCCGAGGCGGCGGAGATGAAGCAGACGCTGCGggagtgcgaggcggcggcgggcaaGGGGGAGAAGAAGTCGTGCGCCACGTCGCTGGAGTCGATGGTGGACTTCGCCACGTCCAGCCTCGGGACCAGCCACGTGAGGGCCGTCTCCACGGTCGTCGGGAACGGGAAGGAGGGGTCGCCGGAGCAGGAGTACACCATGACCGGCGTGAAGCGCGCGGCGGGGGCCGACCAGCTCGTGGCCTGCCACGCGGAGCCGTACGCGTACGCCGTGTTCGCGTGCCACCTGACGCAGGCGACCAGGGCGTACACGGTGTCCATGGTCGGCAGGGACGGCACGGCGGTGGAGGCCGTCGCGGTGTGCCACGCCGACACGGCCGGCTGGAACCCGGGGCACGTCGCGTTCCAGGTGCTCAAGGTGAAGCCCGGCGGCGCGCCGGTGTGCCACTTCCTGCCGCAGGACCACGTCGTCTGGACCCGCCGCGGCTGATGAAGCCCGGTCGACCCGCGCCGTTGGTAAGCACCATATACAGTTGTGCTTTGCCCTATATTATGGTATCTTGCACCCTAGCATCGCTATATACATTTCCCTTGTTTGGTACCTATTGTGTTTTGATGGCGTGGCGTTGCCAGTATCGCCAGCTTGTACGGAGTGGCACGTTTGATGTATAGTTTAGCACGTTGATGATGATGCAATAAACAGACTGGTACTTATTTACCTCTCTTTCACCGTACATTGATCAGTGCTGTTTCCGTTTCAAAATCGATCGAATCGATCGATGATGTAAAAAAGACTTCTCTTGATCGTCAATGCTTCGATCATGAGGCTGGATCAACTTAACCAGGCACAGGCTTTAAGTTTTAGAGCGTCTGTTTGGCTGAAACAGATCTCACCAACGAACCAGGCAATCAAGATGCCACCGGTTTATTCAAGGTTGCCTCGGCCCAGTCCAGGGCCACAATCAGTACAGCAGTTACGAAAAAGAAAAGGTGTATGAAACTAATGCTCCGAAGAAGAACCAAGGACAAACGGGTACATATACGGGAGATAATTCGACTTGTTTTGTCCGACTTCGTAAAATCAAGTTGTCACTCTTCATCTTTGAGCCAAACCTACATCGTCCCGAATACGGATACAACAGTGAAACTGGGAATGTGTCTGTTTTCCCTTGtaaaaaattggtccaagaatAAATGATCTGTATTTATGTCCAGATATACATCTAATTTCTCGAAACCTTTGATCTACGCTAAATTGCTACCCCGTAAACAATTACGGGGCACGATTGATTGTTTGTACATACTTTCTGGCCCTGTTTGACATGACAATCACGACCAAGTTTCAATGTTAAATTTACCAGCCCTTTCCAGTTTCCTGCGCCATCCTGAAGCAGCATCACCGCCCTTTTGGCGGACAACTTCTTCTAGTGCAGCTGTAACATCAGCAGGCATTTTGGTAGAAGACCCTGCAACGTATATTGAAGCCCCAGAGCATAATATGTTCCACACTCTCGCACTCTGCTCCTTTATCTTGTGTTGTACATACACCTTTTGAGGCTGATCCCTGgaaaaagcaacaaagaaaccacCGCCCTCTTTTAGGGACAGCACTCCCTTGTCCTGGGCATGCTTCAACCAGAAGTCCCTGTATAGGAAATCCCTGCCTTCATTTCTACAGCCGAAAAAGAATAGAATGGGAGCTGTTGGTCCTCTCGCACTCTGCGCGGCCCTTTCCTCCACAAATGCTCGAAATGGTGCACATCCTGTTCCTGGTCCAATGAGTACAAGAGGAGTCGATGGCTGCGGAGGAGGCAGggatcctttgtgtacccaacATGGTATAAGATTTTCTGCACATAAACACAGTGACAATTAAGGGAGGTCGATGCTTCTTTTTCTTCAGGGTGAGTGGGTAGATGTACCAAGTTAAAGTGAAGAGTATGTATTATtacagcagcagcaggagcagtgACATCCAGAAAAAGAACTGAAGGAAAGAAACAATGCATACCTTCATTTGGACTCAGACCTGCCAGCCATGTGGAGCAGAGACCCTGCCTTGTCCTCTTGAAAGGAGTAAGCCATGATACAATGCTAACAGTCAAGTGTATCTGATTTGGATGTGCTAATGGCGATGACGATATGGAAAAGGCTCGTTTCTTTAATGGAGGAGTTAGTTGCACCAGCCATTCAAAAGGCATGTGCACCGAGGGAAAATCCTCCAATACCTAAAAGTAGCACAAAATCATCTCTCATTGTTCAACCATGAAAAATAAATTCCAAAGACAAATGACCTATTGTCATATAACTTCCACACGCAACTTTTTGTATTGCaagaaaaacataaataaaatctTCAGTAGAGACATAACTTACTTCTAGAACAGTTCTACTCTCCTTTTGATTGTACTGGTAGAGGTCATCTCTTCCTTCAGGAGAAGCAAAATACTGAAGCCTTTCCTTTTCATGTTCAGCTGTCGCAAAATGGCTCATGATCTACAGCAGAAAATTGATGTTGTGTGAACATCAAAGATGTCTCATTAGTCATATATATACATCAGGATATCACTGGCATCCATAAGCTAATCAACAGCTATAAAGGAGGTGTATGGGATAAAGCATTCAGGGCAGCTGTTCTTGCCTCAAAGAAATACCGTCGAGGGGAAGCTGATGCAACATCCATTGTCAAAGCAACAAACGTCTGTAACTTGATGCGACCCATCGAGCCATTCAGTAGTGAATCGAAAGAAACTTCACTCCCTCCCTTTGCTCTAATCTGGGCAAACAAAATATAGTCTCTTTTTTAGTTAGCTATAAATAACTTCAACAGGTTGACTAGTTAAGAAGATATTAAAAGGCACACCTATCTCTACTTTTCTCCCCCTTATTGATAAACTCAATAACCATGTAGTTGAGAAAAAGAAAGGATGTAGGAAATCTAAACCATATAGCTTGCTACAAAAGCACTGACCCGGTTAAGGAAGTTGTATTTAATTTTGCAACAAACAATACGCGACAGTTACTAATATGGAACGAGATAATAAAGGAAGTTGCATCAGTGGCAGAGAAAACACACATGTCCAGAAACTAAATCAGCTAGATAAAACAAAACAGACCAACCTACCGTTATGTAGCAATCTGGATCCAAGTTACAGCGTTCAATGAAAGCATTAATAACTGACGGATTCTGACTTGGTAGAACTTCTAAAGCATCGCCAACTTGATAACTGATCACCTAAAATGACAAAGAACAAACAATTTTTCAACCTCTTCATGTTAACAAGATGACTGCAAGGTAACATCATCATATGGAACAAAGAACGCACAGACGACGGATCTTCCAATTCAAAATGGCGCACATCTTTCTCAAATTCCTCCTTAGTCAAACGCTGATTTGTTACCTAAAAGCGTTAGCAGTATCGTCAGTGACATGAACTAAGCTGAATAAAGATGGATAGACTAAATTACAACAATTGTTACATCAATAACCTATTATATACTCACAGAACAGGTGGAGCATCCCCACAAATGAACCGTAACTATCACTAGTCTGTTATTTATCATACCACCACCCAGATATTATTTATTACTCTAGTTCATTAAGGTTCAACTTTCCTTTTAGCATGGTAAATATCTTCCAGTGCAAACTGAATCTCCTGAGCAAAGCCGCCTCACACTTATGACATAGAACTGCAACTTGAACTTGGCATGCACAGTTAGTGGCAAGCTTCTCACAGCATAATGGACAGTTGAGGTGTCTACAGAACAAGTAACAGGGCATCAACTGGTGTTATAGAGGTTGCCTATGGTAATTTGGTAAAAACTTGTGTATGGTGGACACTTGTCCGCTCCCTTTTTCCCCACAAAAAGAAGTTTGTCTATGGCGAGCACTTGCCTGCTGGAAATAAAATTTGTCAAATAAGCTAAATCCATAGTAAGGTGCCTTGCCAGTCAACAGAAATCTACTCCAGTCTTAATGCAAAATACTAATTCAGTGCAAGTTCAGGAGAGTTAAAATTCACCCAATTAAATTCTAGGTTACGTAGTCTACTCTACTTTATACAGTTCAAACCCTTTAAATGGTGTTATTCTCAGGAGCAAATACTACATTCAGTAAATTAACACAACAAGGGCTATATTTCATATGTAACTAGAGAAGATTCCCTAGTGATGAATGTGTAATCCTATTTAAAACTGCTAGATCATCTGAACCTGAAATAACCAACCATAAATGAGCGATACAAATTAAGTGAAAATGATTATAAAATATTGAACACTTGGAGAGGGTACGGAACGTGCCATCTTTAACATGTATTGCGGTGCTCCATCATTATGGAACTTCAGAGCAGGGGACATTGAGCGTGCTCTCTCAATTAATTTCTTGGAGTCTGATGGAAAAAATGACAGACAGAATCTTTAGAAGAGATATTATACAACAGTTTACAGGTTACCGCTGACATTAGAATGATTCATAAATCACACCTGAAACAATGGAATCTGGAGGGGCATCACTGCAAGAGTAATATATGACTTCGATCTTTGCATCCCCCAAATAATTCAAATTAGGATTAATGATATCAGTTATTCTTGGTAGAAGTGACGGGTTTGCTTTATTCAGTGATTCCCACAAAGACAGCAACCAAGGATCTAGAGCTCCTTCATATCTGACACACAACAAAATAATCCCTGGTAACTTTGGGAATTTATTTCCAATACGAAAAAAAATGCTTAAAAATTTGATAACCAGCAAAATATGACATTAGACTTCTCCAAAAGATGCAATTGAATATAATCATACCCTGAAGGGTGTAGATCATCTCCCAAGCCTATATCTATGATTAGTTCTGCACCAAGTTGTAAAAGCCTTCTATCAATCTTCTTTGCAACAAACTGCAGTGGGTATGCAAAAGTGAGCAGGAAAACAGAGACAAGAAACCAATaagatttaaaaaaaatagaagtCATGATCCATGAGCAACAAAGGTTAAAACCTACCTATCCCCCCACCTAGTTTAAAAACActcctgtaattttatttttcttgaagTCTCCCCCCACGGTGACAGTTTTAAAAAAACAACTGTTTAGAACATGCAGCATGACAACAAAGTAGCAATGAGAAATGAGCATGCAGCATGGCAGCAAAGTAGAGAAATGAGCATGCAGCAAATGCAAGTTCAGAACACATAGCCGTCATGTACAGTATTTCATAACAATTTCTTACATGGCGCAAACTAGAGTGTTCTATCCATAAGttaaattccccaaaacagtgaaCTACAGATAATTTTAAGTTTTTAACAAATCACGGCATTATCTTAAAAGGCGCAATGGCAAGCTATAATATCCTTATCATCAGAGGACTAACATTGTACTTCTGGTAGCCTGAATCCCCGAGACCAAATACGGCAAAACGGAGCCCTTCCAGCCACCTGGTACCAAGGTCCTTCTTAAGAAGGTATCTCCAAAACCCCTGTCACGTGCAAAACCCATTatggaaagaaagaaaaactcaATTAGCAAAACCAAAATCGACAAACTTGCAAACAAAAATGGATTTTCAATTCCCCTTTTACCTTCATGGAATCCGGGGGATCGCCCTGCCCCGTGGTGGACGCGACGAACACCACGGACCTTTCGCCCGGCAAGCAACTCTGCACAAAAAAAAAAAGGTTTCATATGACCACAGATGGGAGGGCTGCGGGGTGGGTTTTCTAGGGTTAGGAACTTACGGGGTCAAAGCTGTCCATGGAGAGGACGTCGACGGCCGGGCAGCCACCGCGCTCGGCCTCGCGCCCAACACGTTCGGCGGCGTCCATGGCGTTGCCGGTCTGCGACGCGTAGAGCACGAGGAGGCGgccggtcggcggcggcggcggcgacggagagGGCCCCATGGGTCAGAgaagttttttttgttgttgttgagacACTATGAGTCAGAGAAGGTGATGCGTGTGGTTTGGTTTGGCTTCAGGCTATTCGGGAGTGCCCCACGGACCACGGTCGCCAGCTCCCAGACTCCTCCGCCGCCTGCCGGCGGCCAGCTTCTTCTCGCGTCAAACCAGGGATCGACCAGGCTTCTGATGATGACTCCGTCCCGAGTCCCGAGCGCTCGGCCAGGCTGGAGGCCCACATAGAGCGTTCTGAAGGCCTCCTTCGGCTGTGGCCTGGAAAAAGGAATGGTGGGCTGCGTCAAACGGAGCAACTAATTaagggtttttttttttttttgcgacgaACTAATTAAGGGTAGGGGCCGCTTGGAATCGATGTATTTTAATAAGTACGTTCGTATTTGTTTTGCAAGTGTATTTTATTGATGGTGCATGATTTTCAAGAAGTGCCAACCTGCCGGCCCACTTGTGTGCGAAACATGCAAGCACACTTGGGGTTACCGACTGTTGGATGGACTCCCCGCCAGGTTTCCTCATGACCAGTGTGATGGCTGATCGTGTTGGTGCCATTGTTGTTGAATAAAGCTCATAGTTTTCCGTAAAAAAAACGGAGAATAAAAGGATGCATCGTGATCTGTATATTTTACAGGTGTAAAAGGGTTGGAAACGATAATTCAATTAATAGTATCTTTGGAGGGCTTTCGTAAAGGtcacttttcttttttcttttgggtCTTAAGAGCATGCCAGGTCGTTCGTCCAGTAGTCGCATGTGTTATGTTTTGGACGCATCTTCatttttttatgtgtttttgggTTTTACTTGCTTTTAGGGAAGGCTTTGATTTTTGCTTTGTTTTTCTAGTTTTTGATGAAAACATTGTTTTACAGTTTTTTTATTTTGGAAGTAGCGTTTTTTCACAAGATCACAATACGTGCTTATGCGAAAGCATAGTTGTGCTTTCATAACAATAAAAGCACATCATGTACCTCTATGACAAGGTATgtgcttttattttttatttttgcgcaGAACAAGGAGATTTTATTCCAACTGTATAGAGTTACAATCCTCAACAACCAACATGGTGATGCATGGAGGCGGTCTACCCAACCAACAAGCAGTACTATCTCCACTTCTACCAAAGTTTGCTAAACAATGGGCAACTCTATTTTGTTCTCTACTGATTTTAAGAATAGAAACCTCCCTATCCAAAAGAAAACTCTTAATCTCTGAAACTAAAAGACCATAAGCCGATCTATCAAAGGTATCAATAGTAATCATCTTGAATGCAACAACACAATCAGATTGCAACACCACCGGTAATGGAGAGTGAGTAGTCGCCAATTGAAGCCCTTCTTTCATTGCTTGTAATTCAGCCTCGAGCGCATCGTTGCAATGAAACAACTTACGATAGGAAGCAAAGATAACAGCCCCTTTATCATCTCGGAGAATCGTCCCTGAACCCGCAGCCCCATCGACAGGATTAAACGAACCATCAACAGACAGGGCAACCACATTGCTCACCGGGGCCGGCCATGGCTTAGCCGaagtgctcgtggaagaggccctGGGAGGAATAAGATCCACAACAGGAGTTTT
Coding sequences within:
- the LOC123444345 gene encoding BURP domain-containing protein 3 encodes the protein MDRLVAAGILAFLLIASVGSHAARAPGQYWESALPNTPMPSSLSQLLDTQAGGTSVNVGSGGVHVDAGHGMPGGTTVDVGKGGVGVNVKPGSAKPGGTTVGVGKGGVGVNVKPGYGKPGGTTVGVGKGGVDVNVKPGSAKPSGTGTTVGVGKGGVDVNVKPGSGKPSGTGTTVGVGKGGVDVNVKPGYGKPGGSGTTVGVGKGGVGVNVRPGGGTTVGVGKGGVGVNVKPGYGKPAGGTGTTVGVGKGGVGVNVKPGYGKPGGTTVGVGKGGVGVNVRPGYGKPGGKPRGKPVHVNVSPFIYNYAATETQLHDDPSAALFFLEKDLHAGKKMSVHFMATPGAGGKFLPRSEADAIPFSSEKAPEILSRFSVAPDSAEAAEMKQTLRECEAAAGKGEKKSCATSLESMVDFATSSLGTSHVRAVSTVVGNGKEGSPEQEYTMTGVKRAAGADQLVACHAEPYAYAVFACHLTQATRAYTVSMVGRDGTAVEAVAVCHADTAGWNPGHVAFQVLKVKPGGAPVCHFLPQDHVVWTRRG
- the LOC123444344 gene encoding NADPH-dependent diflavin oxidoreductase 1, which codes for MGPSPSPPPPPTGRLLVLYASQTGNAMDAAERVGREAERGGCPAVDVLSMDSFDPSCLPGERSVVFVASTTGQGDPPDSMKGFWRYLLKKDLGTRWLEGLRFAVFGLGDSGYQKYNFVAKKIDRRLLQLGAELIIDIGLGDDLHPSGYEGALDPWLLSLWESLNKANPSLLPRITDIINPNLNYLGDAKIEVIYYSCSDAPPDSIVSDSKKLIERARSMSPALKFHNDGAPQYMLKMVTNQRLTKEEFEKDVRHFELEDPSSVISYQVGDALEVLPSQNPSVINAFIERCNLDPDCYITIRAKGGSEVSFDSLLNGSMGRIKLQTFVALTMDVASASPRRYFFEIMSHFATAEHEKERLQYFASPEGRDDLYQYNQKESRTVLEVLEDFPSVHMPFEWLVQLTPPLKKRAFSISSSPLAHPNQIHLTVSIVSWLTPFKRTRQGLCSTWLAGLSPNEENLIPCWVHKGSLPPPQPSTPLVLIGPGTGCAPFRAFVEERAAQSARGPTAPILFFFGCRNEGRDFLYRDFWLKHAQDKGVLSLKEGGGFFVAFSRDQPQKVYVQHKIKEQSARVWNILCSGASIYVAGSSTKMPADVTAALEEVVRQKGGDAASGWRRKLERAGKFNIETWS